In the genome of Bradyrhizobium sp. CIAT3101, one region contains:
- a CDS encoding YciI family protein has product MYIVTSSQPMRGPSPALMEAMQKISEREIKAGRMIDNGGLMPLATGARVRIVDGELSVIDGPFIEAKEVVGGYAIFELRDKAEALAMAKEFMQLHLDHMPGWDGTCELRAFATPGVDGACEVDAKSGVAAHA; this is encoded by the coding sequence ATGTACATCGTCACCTCCAGCCAGCCGATGAGGGGCCCGTCTCCGGCGCTGATGGAGGCCATGCAGAAGATTTCCGAGCGGGAAATCAAGGCGGGCCGGATGATCGACAATGGCGGCCTGATGCCGCTTGCGACGGGCGCGCGGGTGCGGATCGTCGACGGCGAGCTCAGCGTCATCGACGGCCCCTTCATCGAGGCCAAGGAAGTGGTCGGCGGCTACGCCATTTTCGAGCTGCGCGACAAGGCCGAAGCCCTGGCCATGGCCAAGGAGTTCATGCAGCTGCACCTCGATCACATGCCGGGCTGGGATGGCACCTGCGAATTGCGGGCCTTCGCCACGCCGGGGGTGGATGGGGCCTGCGAGGTTGATGCGAAGTCGGGCGTAGCCGCTCACGCCTGA